AAATGGTCCTGCCCATTGTCTTATCCATATTAATAGCTGTGATTAAAAAAAATCCTAATATTACATCAAATAAAGATAGAGGAAGCTGGCATCAGCTTCTCTTACGCTGGAGTAATAACCAAGGTAATTATTTCTTACTTTTCTTCACAATCGCTATTATTATCCTATTAGGTACAATTTTCACCCGATCTCGCACTGGCATTATGTTGGTAATGCTTGGACTAATTTTAAGTTTTTTTGTTTTTATCCGAAAAATAGACTTAAAAAAACTTTATGGCACGGCTGGTTTTATTATCTTTTCTAGCCTAATTTTTGCCTTCGAGATTGGTCTTACACCTATTTTTAATCGTTTTGCAGCGATAGATGAAAATATGGAAAAAGGTCGTGGGCTAATTTATTCTGGCACCTTACAAGCCATTAATGAATTTTTCCCTCTTGGGAGTGGTGCTGGAAGCTTTGCTGAAGTATTTCAACGATTTCAGCCTATTGATTTTACAGCAGGTTATGTGCATCGAGCTCATAATGACTATTTAGAATGGATTTTAGTAGGGGGGCTACCTGCTGCCATTTTGATTGTAGCTAGTCTTTTTGTATATGGTCGGAGATGGATCAAAGTTTGGCGTTGGGAACAAGAATCAATTTTTTATTTTATCCAAATTGGAGCAGGGATTGGGACATTATTATTATTGTTCCACACTTTGGTAGATTTTAATCTTCATATTCCAGCGAATGCTATTTTCTTTGCGTTTTTACTCGGGGTATTCTTCTATCCCTTAGAGCAGCAACAAATCCGTAGTAAAAAAAATAAGCCTACCGCTTCTTTGCCTTACTACCCACCTAAACCTAAGGAAATTCCTAAAGAGAATTTAGCTAATCCGTTTGACTAGATAGTGAGCATTTCTATGCTTGATATACAGCATCTGCAAATAAAATTTTCTGATGGCATCAATTATCTAAAACAAAACATTCCAGATCTATGGTCAGTATATGTATTTGGTTCCCAAGCAACAGGAGATGTTTGGAAAGAAAGCGATATTGATTTAGCCGTACTGGCATCCCAGCCCTTAGAGGAATTATATCGCTATAAGCTCCAAGAAGAGC
This genomic window from Candidatus Nitrosacidococcus tergens contains:
- a CDS encoding O-antigen ligase family protein; the protein is MFRAKKKQKITFSERAILIGIALIPLIQLIPLPIEILSKLFPGRAFYADNITQTLNQDDISNRWHSIALIPSATELAWLALLPPIAVFISTRYMTSQQLKKLTYLFLGIASFEAILGLIQYGEGSENLFRLGNEYYRDSAVGTYVNRNHLAGLLEMVLPIVLSILIAVIKKNPNITSNKDRGSWHQLLLRWSNNQGNYFLLFFTIAIIILLGTIFTRSRTGIMLVMLGLILSFFVFIRKIDLKKLYGTAGFIIFSSLIFAFEIGLTPIFNRFAAIDENMEKGRGLIYSGTLQAINEFFPLGSGAGSFAEVFQRFQPIDFTAGYVHRAHNDYLEWILVGGLPAAILIVASLFVYGRRWIKVWRWEQESIFYFIQIGAGIGTLLLLFHTLVDFNLHIPANAIFFAFLLGVFFYPLEQQQIRSKKNKPTASLPYYPPKPKEIPKENLANPFD